One window from the genome of Actinoplanes teichomyceticus ATCC 31121 encodes:
- a CDS encoding NAD-dependent protein deacetylase, protein MDLELVEQVARLDAWLGEGGVVVLSGAGLSTDSGIPDYRGPSGSARRNTPMTYQTFTGDPLARRRYWARSHLGWRTIGRARPNDGHRAVARWQRLGLLHGVITQNVDGLHQAAGAADVVELHGNLARITCLDCGELTGRADLQRRLTAANPGFTAVAAAVNADGDVELEESALDGFVVVDCLACGGVLKPDVVYFGETVPADRVSRAFELVAGARTLLVLGSSLTVMSGRRFVLRAVKQGVRVAIVNRGVTRGEPYADLLIDAPLGVVLPNLARQTDTYRLLPH, encoded by the coding sequence ATGGACCTTGAGCTGGTGGAGCAGGTGGCGCGCCTGGACGCGTGGCTGGGCGAGGGCGGCGTGGTGGTGCTGAGCGGGGCCGGGCTGTCCACCGACTCCGGCATCCCGGATTACCGGGGCCCGTCCGGCTCGGCCCGGCGCAACACCCCGATGACGTATCAGACCTTCACCGGCGATCCGCTGGCCCGGCGGCGCTACTGGGCGCGCAGCCACCTCGGCTGGCGGACGATCGGCCGGGCCCGGCCCAACGACGGGCACCGGGCGGTGGCCCGCTGGCAGCGGCTCGGCCTGCTGCACGGGGTGATCACCCAGAACGTGGACGGGCTGCACCAGGCGGCCGGCGCCGCCGACGTGGTGGAGCTGCACGGGAACCTGGCCCGGATCACCTGCCTGGACTGCGGGGAGCTGACCGGCCGGGCGGATCTTCAGCGGCGGCTGACCGCGGCGAACCCGGGCTTCACCGCGGTGGCCGCGGCGGTGAACGCGGACGGCGACGTCGAGCTGGAGGAGAGCGCCCTGGACGGCTTCGTGGTGGTGGACTGCCTGGCGTGCGGCGGGGTGCTCAAACCGGACGTGGTGTATTTCGGCGAGACGGTGCCGGCCGACCGGGTGTCCCGGGCGTTCGAGCTGGTCGCCGGGGCGCGGACGCTGCTGGTCCTGGGCTCGTCACTGACCGTGATGTCCGGGCGCCGGTTCGTGCTGCGCGCGGTGAAGCAGGGGGTGCGGGTGGCGATCGTGAACCGGGGCGTGACGCGCGGCGAGCCGTACGCCGATCTGCTGATCGACGCGCCGCTCGGCGTGGTGCTGCCGAATCTCGCCCGGCAGACCGATACGTACCGATTGTTGCCGCACTGA
- a CDS encoding ABC transporter ATP-binding protein: MSDPVLEIRNLNVEYGLGDQAVRAVRDVNLTLHRGEVLGLAGESGSGKSTLAYGMTRLLAPPGVITGGQVLYHPEQGEAYDVLSLSDRALRSFRWAETAIVFQGAMNSLNPVHKISTQLTDVLRAHRPEMSEAARNARAREMLKLVGIAADRMDAYPHQLSGGMRQRVMIGMALILQPQVVIMDEPTTALDVVMQRQILSQLVELRERLGFSVVFITHDLSLLVEFSNRIAIMYGGRIVEEAPAAAIYRDALHPYSKGLLGSFPALRGPRRELTGIPGSPPDLKGMPSGCSFHPRCPKAFDPCPDNIPVLGKPDTADGPTRSVACWLHPVVEPVG, encoded by the coding sequence GTGAGCGACCCGGTTCTCGAGATCCGCAACCTGAACGTCGAGTACGGCCTGGGCGACCAGGCGGTCCGCGCGGTCCGCGACGTCAACCTGACCCTGCACCGCGGCGAGGTGCTCGGCCTGGCCGGCGAGAGCGGCTCCGGCAAGTCCACCCTGGCGTACGGCATGACCCGCCTGCTCGCGCCGCCCGGGGTGATCACCGGCGGTCAGGTCCTCTACCACCCGGAGCAGGGCGAGGCGTACGACGTGCTCAGCCTCTCCGACCGGGCCCTGCGCTCGTTCCGCTGGGCCGAGACGGCGATCGTCTTCCAGGGCGCGATGAACTCGCTCAACCCGGTGCACAAGATCTCCACCCAGCTGACCGACGTGCTGCGCGCGCACCGGCCGGAGATGAGCGAGGCGGCCCGCAATGCCCGGGCGCGGGAGATGCTCAAGCTGGTCGGGATCGCCGCCGACCGGATGGACGCCTACCCGCACCAGCTCTCCGGCGGTATGCGCCAGCGCGTGATGATCGGCATGGCGCTGATCCTGCAGCCGCAGGTGGTGATCATGGACGAGCCGACCACCGCGCTCGACGTGGTGATGCAGCGCCAGATCCTCAGCCAGCTCGTCGAGCTGCGGGAACGCCTCGGCTTCTCGGTCGTCTTCATCACCCACGACCTGTCGCTGCTGGTCGAGTTCTCGAACCGGATCGCGATCATGTACGGCGGGCGGATCGTCGAGGAGGCGCCGGCCGCGGCGATCTACCGGGACGCGCTGCACCCGTACTCCAAGGGTCTGCTCGGGTCGTTCCCCGCCCTGCGCGGCCCGCGCCGCGAGCTGACCGGCATCCCGGGCTCCCCGCCCGACCTCAAGGGGATGCCGAGCGGGTGCTCGTTCCACCCGCGCTGCCCGAAGGCCTTCGACCCGTGCCCCGACAACATCCCGGTGCTGGGCAAGCCGGACACCGCCGACGGGCCGACCCGGTCCGTCGCCTGCTGGCTGCACCCGGTCGTCGAACCCGTCGGCTAG
- a CDS encoding ABC transporter permease: MTIPTSSIEQVIPGQGSMAQPETGKPAKVKKQRFRFVANRKAATGLVILAIYVLFAIIGPWVAPYEPDARGNDLIQPPSADHWLGTTHLGQDVFSQLLVGTRSVMFVGFFAGIVATVLSVLIGVTAGYLGGKADEGLSALSNVFLVIPALPLIIIITSTLESAEDWLIALVIGLTSWSWNARVLRAQTLSLRRRDFVDAARATGEKTWRVIVFELMPNLTAVIASGFVGTVIFAVLSEITLAFIGVTSSTTWNWGTILFWAQGQQALAQEAWWWFIPAGLAIAMLGTALSLINFGIDEFVSPRLRSAGKTKIKTIDGRTVRMRIGFTPVLSNSPAPHTHASPTPVVRKEVTQ; this comes from the coding sequence GTGACCATCCCTACCTCCAGCATCGAGCAGGTCATCCCGGGCCAGGGTTCGATGGCGCAGCCGGAGACCGGCAAACCGGCCAAGGTCAAGAAGCAGCGCTTCCGGTTCGTGGCCAACCGCAAGGCGGCCACCGGCCTGGTCATCCTCGCCATCTACGTGCTCTTCGCGATCATCGGGCCGTGGGTGGCGCCGTACGAGCCGGACGCCCGCGGCAACGACCTGATCCAGCCGCCGTCGGCCGACCACTGGCTCGGCACCACCCACCTCGGCCAGGACGTGTTCAGCCAGCTGCTGGTCGGCACCCGCAGCGTCATGTTCGTCGGCTTCTTCGCCGGCATCGTGGCCACCGTGCTGTCCGTGCTGATCGGGGTCACCGCCGGTTACCTGGGCGGCAAGGCCGACGAGGGCCTGTCCGCGCTCTCCAACGTCTTCCTGGTCATCCCGGCGCTGCCGCTGATCATCATCATCACGTCCACCCTGGAGAGCGCCGAGGACTGGCTGATCGCCCTGGTGATCGGCCTCACCTCGTGGTCCTGGAACGCCCGGGTGCTGCGGGCGCAGACGCTGTCGCTGCGCCGGCGCGACTTCGTCGACGCGGCCCGGGCCACCGGCGAGAAGACCTGGCGGGTCATCGTCTTCGAGCTGATGCCGAACCTCACCGCGGTGATCGCCTCGGGTTTCGTCGGCACGGTCATCTTCGCGGTGCTCTCCGAGATCACGCTGGCCTTCATCGGCGTCACCTCCAGCACCACCTGGAACTGGGGCACCATCCTGTTCTGGGCGCAGGGCCAGCAGGCGCTCGCCCAGGAGGCGTGGTGGTGGTTCATCCCGGCCGGTCTGGCGATCGCGATGCTCGGCACCGCCCTCTCGCTGATCAACTTCGGGATCGACGAGTTCGTCAGCCCGCGCCTGCGCAGCGCCGGCAAAACCAAGATCAAGACCATCGACGGCCGGACGGTACGGATGCGCATCGGGTTCACCCCGGTGCTCAGCAACTCCCCCGCCCCGCACACCCACGCCAGCCCGACGCCCGTCGTGCGGAAGGAGGTCACCCAGTGA
- a CDS encoding ABC transporter substrate-binding protein, which yields MQRRKLFGIALAGVLATGGLSACGDSPNANKDSANKGKAAEFLSIGMPNGTVTENNNPFIGTSAGASLGYRWTIYEPLGMWNNVKPADPAKPWLASEIKWADDYKALDVTIRDGATWSDGQKLTAEDVAYTFNLVKSNEALNIFAIPLDQITVDGSKVKITFKSSQFTTWHKIISQIPIVPKHIWEKISDPAADPIKQPVGSGPYTLKTFSQQGIVLERRESGYWQEKPAVKELRYTSYTDNNAQTTALATGASEWSFVFIPNYQQTFVAKDPEHFKVWAPGVLGIHGLYINTTRKPFDDPALRRAMNMVINRADIFNQAEAGYFHPELKNVTGLPEGAGDPFVTDAYKGKTFSVDVEGAKTLLTGAGYKLEGDTLKDKSGKPVTIKLTDPAPWSDYQTTLEIIKSNLAQIGIKATVEKPNQNVWDANVQKGDFDATVRWTNGGSTPFDIYQTVMDGDLMKPIGTAAQQGNFGRFKSPEATAALKAYANATNEADRTAALATIQKVFVEQAPMLPIGSDNVGGAYSTKNWVGWPSDSDPYAPSQPTQSGALDVIMHLKPANS from the coding sequence ATGCAGAGAAGGAAGCTGTTCGGCATCGCCCTGGCGGGCGTGCTCGCCACGGGCGGCCTGTCCGCGTGCGGCGACTCGCCGAACGCCAACAAGGACTCCGCCAACAAGGGCAAGGCCGCCGAGTTCCTGTCGATCGGCATGCCGAACGGCACCGTGACCGAGAACAACAACCCGTTCATCGGCACCTCGGCGGGCGCCTCGCTCGGCTACCGCTGGACCATCTACGAGCCCCTCGGCATGTGGAACAACGTCAAGCCGGCCGACCCGGCCAAGCCGTGGCTGGCCAGCGAGATCAAGTGGGCGGACGACTACAAGGCGCTGGACGTCACCATCCGCGACGGCGCGACCTGGTCCGACGGCCAGAAGCTGACCGCCGAGGACGTCGCGTACACGTTCAACCTGGTCAAGTCGAACGAGGCGCTGAACATCTTCGCCATCCCCCTCGACCAGATCACCGTCGACGGCAGCAAGGTGAAGATCACCTTCAAGTCGTCGCAGTTCACCACGTGGCACAAGATCATCAGCCAGATCCCGATCGTGCCGAAGCACATCTGGGAGAAGATCTCCGACCCGGCCGCCGACCCGATCAAGCAGCCGGTCGGCAGCGGGCCGTACACCCTCAAGACGTTCAGCCAGCAGGGCATCGTGCTGGAGCGCCGGGAGAGCGGTTACTGGCAGGAGAAGCCGGCGGTCAAGGAGCTGCGCTACACGTCGTACACCGACAACAACGCGCAGACCACCGCGCTGGCCACCGGCGCCTCGGAGTGGAGCTTCGTCTTCATCCCGAACTACCAGCAGACCTTCGTCGCCAAGGACCCGGAGCACTTCAAGGTCTGGGCGCCGGGCGTGCTGGGCATCCACGGCCTCTACATCAACACCACCCGCAAGCCGTTCGACGACCCGGCGCTGCGCCGGGCGATGAACATGGTCATCAACCGGGCGGACATCTTCAACCAGGCCGAGGCCGGCTACTTCCACCCCGAGCTGAAGAACGTCACCGGTCTGCCGGAGGGCGCGGGTGACCCGTTCGTCACCGACGCCTACAAGGGCAAGACCTTCTCGGTCGACGTCGAGGGCGCCAAGACGCTGCTCACCGGGGCCGGCTACAAGCTGGAGGGGGACACGCTCAAGGACAAGAGCGGCAAGCCGGTCACCATCAAGCTGACCGACCCGGCCCCGTGGTCGGACTACCAGACCACTCTGGAGATCATCAAGAGCAACCTCGCCCAGATCGGCATCAAGGCCACGGTCGAGAAGCCGAACCAGAACGTCTGGGACGCCAACGTGCAGAAGGGCGACTTCGACGCCACCGTGCGCTGGACCAACGGCGGTTCGACGCCGTTCGACATCTACCAGACGGTGATGGACGGCGACCTGATGAAGCCGATCGGCACCGCCGCGCAGCAGGGCAACTTCGGCCGCTTCAAGAGCCCGGAGGCGACCGCCGCGCTCAAGGCCTACGCGAACGCCACCAACGAGGCGGACCGCACCGCCGCGCTCGCCACGATCCAGAAGGTCTTCGTGGAGCAGGCCCCGATGCTGCCGATCGGCTCGGACAACGTCGGTGGCGCGTACAGCACCAAGAACTGGGTCGGCTGGCCGTCGGACAGCGACCCGTACGCCCCGAGCCAGCCCACCCAGTCCGGCGCGCTCGACGTGATCATGCACCTCAAGCCCGCCAACTCCTGA
- a CDS encoding ABC transporter ATP-binding protein yields MTSIPDAKAPADEVVLEAIGLTKHFPVRRKLRDLFSNRKDAVHAVDDVNLTLRRGRVVALVGESGSGKSTIARLLAQLYPRTGGDIQLHGESTRVKGGAAFRRYCSRVQMIFQDPFASLNPTHTIRYHLTRSLKIHDNAGKSAADLDRALHELLQQVQLTPPERYLDKFPHELSGGQRQRVAIARALGAHPEALLADEPVSMLDVSIRLGVLNLLRDLRDRLNLAILYITHDIASARYFADETMVMYAGRMVEGGDSETVTQSPAHPYTKLLISSAPDPDRLAGGSDGAAGDAGNGEPPSLIHPPSGCRFHPRCPAAMDRCRTDLPVPLQIGDAPGHWAACWLYDGNEKAEVAK; encoded by the coding sequence ATGACGTCGATCCCCGACGCGAAAGCGCCGGCCGACGAGGTGGTGCTTGAGGCGATCGGCCTGACCAAGCACTTCCCCGTCCGCCGGAAGCTGCGCGACCTCTTCTCCAACCGGAAGGATGCGGTTCACGCCGTCGACGACGTGAACCTCACGCTCCGCCGCGGCCGGGTGGTGGCCCTGGTCGGCGAGTCCGGCTCGGGCAAGTCCACCATCGCCCGCCTGCTCGCCCAGCTGTATCCCCGCACCGGCGGGGACATCCAGCTGCACGGCGAGTCGACCAGGGTCAAGGGGGGCGCGGCGTTCCGCCGGTACTGCTCCCGGGTTCAGATGATCTTCCAGGACCCGTTCGCGTCGCTGAACCCGACACACACCATCCGGTACCACCTGACCCGGTCGCTGAAGATCCACGACAACGCCGGGAAGAGCGCGGCGGACCTGGACCGGGCGCTGCACGAGCTGCTGCAGCAGGTGCAGCTCACCCCGCCGGAGCGGTACCTGGACAAGTTCCCGCACGAGCTCTCCGGCGGCCAGCGCCAGCGGGTGGCGATCGCCCGGGCGCTCGGCGCGCACCCGGAGGCGCTGCTCGCCGACGAGCCGGTGTCCATGCTGGACGTCTCGATCCGGCTCGGTGTGCTGAACCTGCTGCGCGACCTGCGCGACCGGCTCAACCTGGCGATCCTCTACATCACCCATGACATCGCGTCGGCGCGCTACTTCGCGGACGAGACGATGGTGATGTACGCCGGCCGGATGGTCGAGGGCGGCGACAGCGAGACGGTGACCCAGTCACCGGCCCACCCGTACACGAAACTGCTGATCTCCTCGGCGCCGGACCCGGACCGCCTGGCCGGCGGGAGCGACGGCGCGGCCGGGGACGCCGGCAACGGCGAACCGCCCAGCCTGATCCACCCGCCGTCCGGCTGCCGGTTCCACCCGCGCTGTCCGGCCGCGATGGACCGCTGTCGCACCGACCTGCCGGTGCCGTTGCAGATCGGTGACGCGCCCGGGCACTGGGCCGCCTGCTGGCTCTACGACGGGAACGAGAAGGCCGAGGTGGCCAAGTGA
- a CDS encoding LacI family DNA-binding transcriptional regulator: MPITIADVAARAKVSKTTVSRVLNGKGELDESTAARVRAVIDELGYVPSARAVNLARGRTRVIGMLVPSLTWPWMGEVLQGAVDVLEAEEYGLLLFTCNRGDESMRQFAAQVAAKSFDGLLAIEPEGTLDYLATLHRRGLPMVLIDDRDQLSGGQIPTVGTTNHDGAADAARHLLEIGRHKPLVITGPARFGCTEQRTDGFASVFAAAGRPIPAGHVMPGDFTVAAGAEGVRQAIAAGLDFDAVFCHNDLCAFGAAQAIQDTGRRVPEDVAVVGFDDIPMAAHHTPPLSTVHQPMREMGEAAARTLLAHFDGTPLPNRPTVIPATFTVRASTQA; this comes from the coding sequence GTGCCGATCACCATCGCCGACGTGGCGGCGCGGGCCAAGGTGAGCAAGACCACCGTGTCCCGGGTTCTCAACGGCAAGGGTGAGCTGGACGAGTCGACCGCCGCCCGGGTCCGTGCGGTGATCGACGAGCTCGGCTACGTCCCCAGCGCCCGGGCGGTCAACCTCGCCCGGGGCCGCACCCGGGTGATCGGCATGCTGGTGCCCTCGCTGACCTGGCCCTGGATGGGCGAGGTGCTGCAGGGCGCGGTGGACGTGCTGGAGGCCGAGGAGTACGGCCTGCTGCTGTTCACCTGCAACCGCGGCGACGAATCGATGCGCCAGTTCGCCGCGCAGGTCGCCGCCAAGTCGTTCGACGGCCTGCTGGCGATCGAGCCGGAGGGCACCCTGGACTATCTGGCCACGCTGCACCGGCGCGGCCTGCCGATGGTGCTCATCGACGATCGTGACCAGCTGTCCGGCGGCCAGATCCCGACCGTCGGCACCACCAACCACGACGGGGCGGCCGACGCCGCGCGGCACCTGCTGGAGATCGGGCGCCACAAACCGCTCGTGATCACCGGCCCGGCCCGCTTCGGCTGCACCGAGCAGCGCACCGACGGCTTCGCCTCGGTCTTCGCCGCCGCCGGGCGCCCGATCCCGGCCGGGCACGTGATGCCCGGCGACTTCACCGTCGCCGCCGGAGCCGAGGGGGTACGGCAGGCGATCGCCGCCGGCCTCGACTTCGACGCCGTCTTCTGCCACAACGACCTCTGCGCGTTCGGCGCGGCGCAGGCCATCCAGGACACCGGCCGGCGGGTGCCGGAGGACGTCGCGGTGGTCGGCTTCGACGACATCCCGATGGCGGCACACCACACGCCGCCGCTGTCCACCGTGCACCAGCCGATGCGCGAGATGGGTGAGGCCGCCGCCCGTACCCTGCTCGCGCACTTCGACGGCACCCCGCTCCCGAACCGGCCGACGGTGATCCCGGCGACCTTCACCGTCCGGGCCTCCACACAGGCCTGA
- a CDS encoding ABC transporter permease, with translation MKYFLQRVAFYLFTAWAAITLNFFIPRMVPGDPVQSLITKFQGQLSTQAIDSLYVLFGLDKEKSLWQEYLDYWGQLFRGDLGLSFTFFPTPVSEIISDSLPWTLLLVGITTVISFFLGTGLGVLAGWRRGSWADGLLPVTTFLSSVPYFWLGIIAIYLLTGPGSFFPPSGGFDNGLVPAFDQYFVPSAIRHSLLPALTILISSVSGWILSMRNMMVTVSSEDYITVAHAKGLSDRRVAMSYAARNALLPNVSGFALSLGFIVGGTLLVEIVFSYPGVGFQLFQALGAQDYPLMQGIFLIITISVLVANLLADVAYLLLDPRTRKEG, from the coding sequence GTGAAGTACTTCCTCCAGCGCGTCGCCTTCTACCTGTTCACCGCGTGGGCCGCGATCACGCTGAACTTCTTCATCCCGCGCATGGTTCCGGGCGACCCGGTGCAGTCCCTGATCACCAAGTTCCAGGGCCAGCTCAGCACCCAGGCGATCGACTCGCTGTACGTGCTGTTCGGCCTGGACAAGGAGAAGAGCCTGTGGCAGGAGTACCTCGACTACTGGGGTCAGCTGTTCCGCGGTGACCTGGGCCTGTCCTTCACGTTCTTCCCGACCCCGGTCTCCGAGATCATCTCGGACAGTCTGCCGTGGACGTTGCTGCTGGTCGGCATCACCACCGTGATCAGCTTCTTCCTGGGCACCGGCCTGGGCGTGCTGGCCGGCTGGCGGCGCGGCTCGTGGGCCGACGGCCTGCTGCCGGTGACCACGTTCCTCTCCTCGGTGCCGTACTTCTGGCTCGGCATCATCGCGATCTACCTGCTCACCGGCCCGGGCAGCTTCTTCCCGCCGTCCGGCGGCTTCGACAACGGCCTGGTGCCGGCGTTCGACCAGTACTTCGTCCCGAGCGCGATCCGGCACAGCCTGCTCCCGGCGCTGACCATCCTGATCTCCTCGGTCAGCGGCTGGATCCTGAGCATGCGCAACATGATGGTGACCGTGTCCTCGGAGGACTACATCACCGTCGCGCACGCCAAGGGGCTCTCCGACCGCCGGGTGGCGATGAGCTACGCGGCCCGCAACGCGCTGCTGCCCAACGTCTCCGGCTTCGCGCTGTCGCTGGGCTTCATCGTCGGCGGCACCCTGCTGGTGGAGATCGTGTTCTCCTACCCCGGCGTCGGCTTCCAGCTGTTCCAGGCGCTGGGTGCTCAGGACTACCCGCTGATGCAGGGCATCTTCCTGATCATCACGATCTCCGTGCTGGTCGCGAACCTGCTCGCGGACGTGGCGTACCTGCTCCTCGACCCGCGCACCCGCAAGGAGGGCTGA
- a CDS encoding App1 family protein → MVAATPAKTAQAVARIHRAALVEDAVHEIIERGLRNRGWKPYITAYTGYGAPGWARVMARVLLSRPRPASKRRQKIRGWRSFTTTPVSGAVVRIEVGGSVTETRTDRSGYVDCRVKGDLDPGWASVRLYCEGAAPVDAPIRVIDPAVKFGLISDIDDTVMVTALPRPMLAAWNTFVLDEHARSAVPGMAVLYERLTNANPGMPVIYLSTGAWNVAPALTRFLSRHLYPAGPILLTDWGPTPDRWFRSGQEHKRTTLRRLAEEFPSVRWLLVGDDGQHDQEIYSEFAREHPDNVAAVAIRRLSPTQAVLAGAIPGPTETPEAVPSGGKTWFSAPDGAGLWSLLRDTDLAE, encoded by the coding sequence ATGGTGGCGGCGACACCGGCGAAGACGGCCCAGGCGGTCGCTCGGATACACCGGGCGGCCCTGGTCGAGGACGCCGTGCACGAGATCATCGAGCGCGGTCTGCGCAACCGGGGCTGGAAGCCGTACATCACGGCCTACACCGGGTACGGCGCTCCGGGCTGGGCCCGGGTGATGGCCCGGGTGCTGCTGTCGCGTCCCCGGCCGGCCAGCAAGCGGCGGCAGAAGATCCGCGGCTGGCGCAGCTTCACCACCACGCCGGTCAGCGGCGCGGTGGTGCGCATCGAGGTCGGCGGCAGCGTCACCGAGACCCGGACCGACCGCAGCGGCTACGTCGACTGCCGGGTCAAGGGCGACCTCGACCCGGGCTGGGCCAGCGTCCGGCTGTACTGCGAGGGTGCCGCCCCGGTGGACGCGCCGATCCGGGTGATCGACCCGGCCGTCAAGTTCGGCCTGATCTCCGACATCGACGACACCGTGATGGTGACCGCGCTGCCCCGGCCGATGCTCGCCGCCTGGAACACGTTCGTGCTCGACGAGCACGCCCGGTCCGCGGTGCCGGGCATGGCGGTGCTCTACGAGCGGCTGACCAACGCGAACCCGGGCATGCCGGTGATCTATCTGTCCACCGGCGCGTGGAACGTCGCGCCCGCGCTGACCCGCTTCCTCAGCCGGCACCTCTACCCGGCCGGTCCGATCCTGCTCACCGACTGGGGGCCGACCCCGGACCGCTGGTTCCGCAGCGGCCAGGAGCACAAGCGCACCACGCTGCGCCGGCTCGCCGAGGAGTTCCCGTCGGTGCGCTGGCTGCTGGTCGGCGACGACGGCCAGCACGACCAGGAGATCTACTCGGAGTTCGCCCGCGAGCACCCGGACAATGTGGCCGCCGTGGCGATCCGCCGGCTCTCGCCGACCCAGGCGGTGCTGGCCGGCGCCATCCCCGGCCCGACCGAGACCCCCGAGGCCGTGCCGTCCGGCGGCAAGACGTGGTTCTCCGCCCCGGACGGCGCCGGCCTCTGGTCCCTGCTGCGCGACACCGACCTGGCCGAATGA
- a CDS encoding DEAD/DEAH box helicase: MTSFIELGVPAVLSGTLAELGITEPFPIQAATLPDSLAGRDLLGRGRTGSGKTYAFVLPVVARLAAAKAPRRPGRPRALILAPTRELATQIEATLRPLADAAGLRTLTVFGGVGANPQITALRNGVDVLVACPGRLDDHIRNGHASLDSIEITVLDEADHMADLGFLPVVRRLLGQTPAGGQRLLFSATLDNGIDVLVRQFLRKPVTHHVDAAAQAPVEMDHHVLHVDPDDRFGVLVDLLAAPGRSVVFTRTKRRAKVLTKQLVAAGVPAVELHGNLAQNARNRNLSAFSDGTAGTLVATDIAARGIHVDDVTLVIHADPPVEHKAYLHRSGRTARAGARGTVITLMTDDQQADVRDLTRRAGIRPVTRRARPGDALLSELAPGERTFVAYAPPQPEAPSRPASPESPGGGSSRRRRGGRGRGRAGAEGAASTGTRSAADAAPGRAAAAPTGRTAGASTGRTAAAGSSEGRTAATGSTGGRTAATGRTAATGRTAATGSTGGRTASADKSAGGRRRSGVDGATQRSASGGPRAASPAPHNGTGGGRSASGTPRAGQPRTTHSGTPQPRPATGGGAAAFSARAGGRRSGR; the protein is encoded by the coding sequence ATGACATCGTTCATCGAGCTAGGCGTCCCCGCCGTCCTGTCCGGCACCCTCGCCGAGCTCGGCATCACCGAACCGTTCCCGATCCAGGCGGCCACGCTGCCCGACTCGCTCGCCGGGCGCGACCTGCTCGGTCGCGGACGGACCGGGTCCGGCAAGACGTACGCGTTCGTGCTGCCCGTGGTGGCCCGGCTGGCCGCGGCGAAGGCGCCACGCCGCCCGGGCCGGCCCCGCGCCCTGATCCTGGCGCCGACCCGCGAGCTGGCCACCCAGATCGAGGCCACGCTGCGCCCGCTGGCCGACGCGGCCGGGCTGCGCACCCTCACCGTCTTCGGCGGGGTCGGCGCGAACCCGCAGATCACCGCCCTGCGCAACGGGGTCGACGTGCTGGTCGCCTGCCCGGGCCGGCTCGACGACCACATCCGCAACGGGCACGCGTCGCTGGACTCGATCGAGATCACCGTGCTGGACGAGGCCGACCACATGGCCGACCTGGGCTTCCTGCCGGTGGTCCGGCGGCTGCTCGGGCAGACCCCGGCGGGCGGCCAGCGGCTGCTGTTCTCGGCGACCCTGGACAACGGCATCGACGTGCTGGTCCGGCAGTTCCTGCGCAAGCCGGTCACGCACCACGTGGACGCGGCCGCGCAGGCACCCGTCGAGATGGACCACCACGTGCTGCACGTCGACCCGGACGACCGCTTCGGCGTGCTGGTCGACCTGCTGGCCGCGCCGGGCCGCTCGGTGGTCTTCACCCGTACCAAGCGGCGCGCCAAGGTGCTCACCAAGCAGCTGGTCGCGGCCGGGGTGCCGGCCGTCGAGCTGCACGGCAACCTGGCGCAGAACGCCCGCAACCGCAACCTGTCCGCGTTCTCCGACGGCACCGCCGGCACGCTGGTGGCCACCGACATCGCGGCACGCGGCATCCACGTCGACGACGTGACGCTGGTCATCCACGCGGACCCGCCGGTGGAGCACAAGGCGTACCTGCACCGCTCCGGCCGCACCGCCCGGGCCGGGGCCCGCGGCACCGTCATCACCCTGATGACCGACGACCAGCAGGCCGACGTGCGGGACCTGACCCGCCGGGCCGGCATCCGGCCGGTCACCCGGCGGGCGCGTCCGGGCGACGCGCTGCTGTCCGAGCTGGCGCCGGGTGAGCGTACGTTCGTCGCGTACGCGCCGCCGCAGCCCGAGGCCCCGTCCCGGCCCGCCTCCCCCGAGTCACCGGGCGGCGGCTCGTCCCGGCGCCGCCGCGGCGGACGCGGGCGCGGGCGGGCCGGCGCGGAGGGCGCGGCTTCGACCGGAACCCGATCCGCCGCCGACGCGGCGCCGGGCCGCGCGGCAGCCGCTCCGACCGGCCGCACGGCGGGTGCTTCGACCGGCCGCACGGCGGCCGCCGGATCATCCGAAGGCCGCACGGCGGCAACCGGCTCCACCGGCGGGCGCACGGCGGCAACCGGGCGCACGGCGGCAACCGGGCGCACGGCGGCAACCGGCTCCACCGGCGGGCGCACGGCGTCCGCCGACAAGTCCGCAGGCGGACGGCGACGTTCCGGCGTCGACGGTGCGACTCAGCGATCCGCTTCCGGCGGACCGCGGGCGGCTTCGCCCGCCCCGCACAACGGAACCGGCGGCGGACGGTCCGCCTCCGGCACACCGCGCGCCGGGCAGCCCAGGACCACCCATTCCGGTACGCCGCAGCCCCGGCCCGCCACCGGTGGCGGAGCCGCCGCGTTCTCCGCCCGCGCGGGCGGCCGCCGGTCCGGACGCTGA